The following proteins are encoded in a genomic region of Phragmites australis chromosome 9, lpPhrAust1.1, whole genome shotgun sequence:
- the LOC133929704 gene encoding putative transcription factor bHLH041: protein MDGCSWLPFQDVGIGGGTASERSGQHHEQEEQDVVISSLVQQQLKQIHMLMNMNEHGHTAPAPVSSSSTFRSFSGSCDLNSSLLLTGDSTTATTSCHHPAEVSSLQIPLSPIAYGNLDTIPYLDDFVCQEAHLEQARRQIDHGGRGGAFRPYVRHLSPRKKPKPGSIGQRAIKAAMSTLARMHMARLAQWQCYQMEMVAAAPTESNCNQLQHVLSERKRREKLNDSFKALSIVLPPAPKKDKASILIRARDHINTLKSLVSELEEKNRMLVELQQHRSIGGEDADDSGEMIEVDICREAEEGPFERSQICHMKIVVRSGCNAMDVVVGTLQCLKQIGDVRLVAIDTGSGTGLPPGNSFQQATITLQLKSSRWDDNFLKESVIKTVKGMMQSEIETT from the exons ATGGACGGCTGCAGCTGGTTGCCCTTCCAGGATGTCGGAATCGGCGGCGGCACGGCCAG TGAGCGCTCCGGACAGCACCACGAGCAGGAGGAGCAGGACGTGGTGATCAGCTCGCTAGTCCAGCAGCAGCTAAAACAG ATCCACATGCTGATGAACATGAACGAGCATGGACacaccgcgccggcgccggtgtCGTCATCTTCGACGTTCCGCTCCTTCTCCGGAAGCTGCGATTTGAACTCTTCGCTCTTGCTCACCGGGGACAGCACCACAGCCACTACCTCTTGTCACCACCCGGCCGAGGTCTCCTCCCTGCAGATACCGCTGTCCCCAATCGCCTACGGCAACCTTGATACGATCCCATACCTGGACGACTTCGTGTGTCAAGAAGCTCATCTGGAACAAGCACGGCGCCAAATAGaccatggtggtcgtggtggtgcGTTCAGGCCGTACGTCCGGCACCTCAGCCCGAGGAAGAAACCCAAGCCAGGCTCCATCGGCCAGAGGGCGATCAAGGCGGCCATGTCGACCTTGGCACGCATGCACATGGCTAGGCTTGCCCAGTGGCAGTGCTACCAGATggagatggtggcggcggcgcccaCCGAGAGCAACTGTAACCAGCTGCAGCACGTCTTGTCGGAGCGCAAGCGCCGTGAGAAGCTCAACGACAGCTTCAAGGCTCTCAGCATTGTACTCCCACCTGCCCCCAAG AAAGATAAAGCATCCATACTGATCAGAGCAAGGGACCACATAAACACTCTGAAGTCTTTAGTGTCTGAACTGGAGGAGAAGAACAGAATGCTAGTAGAATTGCAGCAGCACCGCAGCATCGGAGGTGAAGACGCCGATGATTCCGGTGAAATGATTGAAGTTGACATCTGTAGAGAAGCAGAAGAGGGTCCATTCGAGCGGTCACAGATATGTCACATGAAGATAGTGGTAAGGTCAGGGTGCAATGCCATGGATGTCGTAGTTGGCACACTGCAGTGTCTTAAACAGATAGGGGATGTCAGATTGGTGGCCATCGACACAGGCAGCGGCACTGGACTTCCGCCAGGAAATTCTTTTCAGCAAGCCACCATAACGTTACAGTTGAAG TCCAGTAGATGGGACGACAATTTCCTGAAGGAATCTGTAATAAAGACTGTCAAGGGTATGATGCAGTCAGAGATAGAGACTACCTAA